The following is a genomic window from Dama dama isolate Ldn47 chromosome 4, ASM3311817v1, whole genome shotgun sequence.
TGCCGCGCATCCCCAACGTTCGCCTGGCGCTGCTCCAGCCCGCCCTGGACCGATCCGCCGCAGCCTCCCGCCCGGAGACCTATGTGGCCACCGAGTACGTGGCCCTGGTGCCCGATGGGGCGAGGGCCGAGGCACCAGGCCAGCTGGAGCGCATGGTCGAGGTGCTCCGAGCGGGCGGCGCACGCCTGGTGGCCGCTCCCGTCGCTTCGGCCAACCCGGCCGGGTGCCTGGCCCTGAACGTCAGTCTGCGGGAGTGGACCGCCCGCTACGGCCCAGCACCCTCCGCACCGCGCTGCGACGCCCTGGACGGGGACGCCGTGGTGCTCCTGCGCTCCCGCGACCTCTTCAATCTCTCGGCGCCCTTGGCGCGGCCCGTGGGCACCGGCCTCTTCCTGCAGACCGCCCTACGCGGTTGGACGGTGCAAATGCTGGACCTGCCCTTCGGCGCGGCGCGCCAGCCTCCGCTGGCCACGGCCCATGCGCGCTGGAAGGCGGAGCGCGAGGGGCGCGCACGACGGGCGGCGCTGCTGCGGGCGCTGGGCATCCGCCTGGTGAGCTGGGAGGGCGGGCGGCTCGAATGGTTCGGATGCAACAAGGAGACCCCGCGCTGCTTCGGGACAGTGGTGGGCGACACGCCGGCCTACCTGTACGAGGAGCGCTGGACGCCCCCGTGCTGCCTGCGCGCGCTGCGCGAGACGGCCCGCTACGTGGTGGGCGTGCTGGAGGCGGCCGGCGTGCGCTACTGGCTGGAGGGCGGCTCGCTGCTGGGGGCGGCCCGCCACGGGGACATCATCCCGTGGGACTACGACGTGGACCTGGGCATCTACCTGGAGGACGTGGGCAACTGCGAGCAGCTGCGGGGCGCCGAGGCAGGCTCGGTGGTGGACGAGCGCGGCTTTGTGTGGGAGAAGGCTGTGGAGGGCGACTTCTTCCGCGTGCAGTACAGCGAGAGCAACCACCTGCACGTGGACCTGTGGCCCTTCTACCCCCGGAACGGGGTCATGACCAAGGACACGTGGCTGGACCACCGGCAGGATGTCGAGTTCCCCGAACACTTCCTGCAACCTCTGGTGCCCCTGCCCTTTGCCGGCTTCGTGGCGCAGGCGCCCAACAACTACCGCCGTTTCCTGGAGCTCAAGTTTGGCCCCGGGGTCATCGAGAACCCCGAATACCCCAACCCGGCGCTCCTGAGTTTGGGGGGAAGCAGTTGAAGCTGCCGAGCTTGCTCCTGGCGTGCGGAGAACATTCGGGCACAGGGCGCTGTCCTCTGCTTCGTGCAGCTGGCGTTCGGTGGGCGGGCCAGGGATGCGAAGCCGCCCAGCCCCAAACCGCCCAGCCCCGGATGTCAAGGGTGCGCCCTACCCAGGAGTTCCAAAACTGGGGCTCCGGGGCTGGGACAGAGTTTTGGAAAGAGAAGGAGAGTGAATGTAGGTTCTGGGGCCAGATGGTCTTGTTGCAATTTTTCTGTGCCTCGGGTTTCCTTCGGTACTCCGAGTGAACCCTCGGGGTCTAGCGCAGAGCCCAGGGCACTTGGCTGTTGGGTTGCTCTCGCCACTAGAGGGCGCCCTTGTCCTACCTTGGGGCCAAGGCGAGTGTACGCTCAGAACCTGTGTTCCACCGGCTTTCAGATTTCTTGAGCCTTTGGTCTTCTGTCCGGTCTCTTGTGCCTGACTGCACAGGATAACAAATCCGCTCCCCTCTACCcgccctccctttttttttctcagaaaatgaCCTCCTTCCCTCCTGGGCGAGCTCTGGGGGGTGCATGCTGCTATTCACCCCATCTTGCAGAGAAGGAAGCAGGCTCAGAGCTCAGAGGTGCAGATATGGTTCTGGatcccagccccaggcccctgaACTGTGTTACCTCATTATTTTAGCTCCCTGCACCTGTTCGCCCGCTCGCAAGGCAGGGTGAACAGTCCTCATAGctcacatttactgagcacttactgtata
Proteins encoded in this region:
- the FKRP gene encoding ribitol 5-phosphate transferase FKRP encodes the protein MRLTRCQAALAAAITLNLLVLFFVSWLHHQPRSSRTRGSRRGSASGPRVTILVREFEAFDNAVPELVDSFLQQEPAQPVVVVADALPYPPLALPRIPNVRLALLQPALDRSAAASRPETYVATEYVALVPDGARAEAPGQLERMVEVLRAGGARLVAAPVASANPAGCLALNVSLREWTARYGPAPSAPRCDALDGDAVVLLRSRDLFNLSAPLARPVGTGLFLQTALRGWTVQMLDLPFGAARQPPLATAHARWKAEREGRARRAALLRALGIRLVSWEGGRLEWFGCNKETPRCFGTVVGDTPAYLYEERWTPPCCLRALRETARYVVGVLEAAGVRYWLEGGSLLGAARHGDIIPWDYDVDLGIYLEDVGNCEQLRGAEAGSVVDERGFVWEKAVEGDFFRVQYSESNHLHVDLWPFYPRNGVMTKDTWLDHRQDVEFPEHFLQPLVPLPFAGFVAQAPNNYRRFLELKFGPGVIENPEYPNPALLSLGGSS